The DNA window AAAACTAAGACCGTGAGTGAAAATGGAAACTGGAAAGACACAAGGCCCAGGTTTGAAACCCTTTATCGCCAATTTGAAGTTTTACTGCAGCAATGCAGGGCTACAAACTCCGCAATCATAGGCTTGGTCAGTCTTATACATGCAACAACTTCGACCAAGGAAGCAATTGCGTCAAACAAGGAGGCAAAAAGGGCAagggtgctggtgctggtggggCTCGTCTTCGTGCCACTCTCTCTCGCATCCTCGCTTTTCAGTATGGCAGAACCCTATAGTCCAGGACACCCTCACTTCTGGGTCTACTTCGTTGTATCGGTGCCTTTGGCTATAGCCACTGTTGCAACATATTTCATCTACGATTCGAGAATGATTGAGCACCTGCGAAAATAAACAAAGCAGGGTGTCGGGACATTACGCCAGCAGCAAATGTCAATAAGACTTGCTGACACAGAGTTTAGGCCCTGGGATACTCAATGAGGTCTGGCCGATGCATTGGAATGTGGTTGAGGAAACACTAAAGGATTGGCTCCGATAAAGGGTTGCTATTTGAGCCTATGTATGGTGTATATACTACTAAAAGCTGCTGTTCAAGTCCAGTTCCCAATAATATAggtattttctattatttgAGGGTTCTTAAATATAGAGATTGATCATCCCCGTATAATCTTATCAAAAGCAACTTATCTATGCAGTAGGGAAACATAATTTTCCACTCTTCGCTCTCATTCTTTTCCCAAACACCTGCAACACAAGAACGATAAGAAATGCAAAAGCACAGATACCTGCCTGAGTACCGAAGCTGACTTTTGCGCCGACCGAGTTGGCCCATTTGACTTGAAAATAGCTGATGATAAAACCCCCAGTAGCTGTTTGGTGTCAGCAATTGTCTGAAAGTCTCGTGTGAGTAGTGCATCTCAACTTACTTCGCGCGAAATTGATCCATGCAGATACCTCCCCGGATGCTTCTGGATAGCTGTCGAGGTTATATGCATTCAGAGCAACTGTAGTTACCATGATACCAAAGACATACAGGCCCCAGAACAAGGCCGTAATCATGTAGTGATACCCCTCCTGAAGAGCGAAGCCCAGCCCGACCAAACCGGCGAGCATGAACGGGGTGCTGAACCAAATTGCACGTAGTCTGATTTCGGGCTCAAAGTGACCGTTGTGCGTTTTGATGAACTGTGTGGCAATTCCATCGTGGAGCCAGTGGCCGACTACCTCTCCCAAAATCGCGGCAACAACGGGTGTGAAATAGAAGAAACCGATCTGCTTGGGCCCAAAGTTGTATAGCGGTGTAAGGAAGATTGATAAGGTTGTGTTGATACCAACGACCCATGCAAAGGTCAGTAGGTAGTaaaggcaagacaagaagacggTTGGCTTGAGGATGACGCGAATTGGGCGCATACAGGCTTGGCCGAAGCTGTTACGAAGGTGGCGAGATCGGTACTGGGCATAACCTAACAGATTGCCGATGCGTGATCCTCGAGGTGGTTGATTGGCAGCAGTGATGCGACGGTCATAGTAGGTCTCTTCGACAAACAGGATTGTGAGGATGAGCGCAAGCGAAGTCTATGCCATGGTCAGTTTGGAACCCAGAGTCATTAGGCCAGTCGGTCGAACCTCAGTAAAGTATACCCAGAAAGCAATGGGCCACGGCTCTGTCGTAATGATAAAGGCAGTCAACAAAGGACCCATATACGGAGAGAGGATAATGAAGGCAGCCCAGATATTAATCTTGCGAGCACGctcatggaagaagaacatgTCAAAGATGAACATCAATCCTCCACCCTGCGAGACAGTACTGAAGAAGCCATTGAGGATACGCGCTGCCATGAAAGACTCAAAGGTCGTAGCAGCAGCACACCATGCTGCTGTAGCTGCGGCTATAACAAGGAAGTAGAATAGGACGGGGAGACGGCCTGCCCATGCGGAGAGGGCTACAACAAAGATACCGCCTGCGCCGAGCATGAAAACGTTACCAACTTGTGAGTGGTTGACTGTATCTTGGCTCATGTTCCATTGTCTAAAGCCATCGCATTAGCGGCATGATCTCTCTTGTGAACATGAACAAGTCTTTACTTACGCTGCCTGTGGAATAAGAGTAACTGCGCCAACAGCGCTGCCATAATCCGGAAGAAAGGCTGCGaaactgatgatgaagaggataacATGTTTCTTGACAGGGCTCCAGTTGAGAGGATCACGTGTATCGTCAGAGGGCTGTGGAATCAGAACGGTATGGCCATCCTTGGCGAGCTTGAGGTTGCCATGGTGGGCAGTGTCAACTTGGGCTATGTAGCCTTCTGAATCTTTGAGGTCTGAAGACAATGCAGTGTCGCCGACTTTTTCATCCATTGATTGCTTGGGTTTGAGATCGTCCATGCTGGTATTAGCTCATACAAGTGTACGTGACTTGTAGGGTAGGCAGTTATTAAGACTGAATGAAATAAAGCGATGCTCATGTATGGCCTGCCCAGGAATGAGGATCTACCTCAAAGAGATCTACAACAGAGGGGAAGTCCATGCTTTATGTTTAGATTCTCCCGCCTGCCTCTAGGATCTCCGGTAGTATTGTTGCCGGGTCTATCCCCGGATGCGGGGGGACACCGGCAGGATGGGACGTAGGATCCGGTCTACAGTAGCCGTCGATCACCCTGTAACGCGGGGCCCCGCGATGGTAAGTACGACTCTAGCCTCCGGAAGAACACACGTTTATCTCGGAAaacctcaagctcaaatCTAAATCTTCCGCCTTCCGGTCTTAATACATCACATTTTCCGAATCTTCCGGACTTCCGACCCGACATGTAATAAAACAATCGAATGAGGTAATTTAACATCTATTTTGGTGTAGCAATTTGTTAAAGGAACAACCTTTTAGGACTTTGTTGGAGTAATAACTACATGCAGCGATTTCTGCAAGCCCAAAATGAAGGACTTTGAGTACGACGTCCAGACGAACCGAGTCATCTTCGGCTCTGGCAGTATCACAAAACTCCCTGCCGAAATAAAGCGCCTCGAGGTCTCTCGACCACTCCTCCTTTGCACGCCTGGGAAGCGTCATCTCGCCGATCCATTGTccgacatcatcaaagaTGCTTCTCTAGATGTCGCTGGTATTTTTGCCAACGCCACAGCGCACACTCCGACATCTGTAACCGAACAAGGAACTGCCTTTCTTGGCTCTGTGTCAGCAGACTGCGTTGTTTCTATAGGTGGCGGATCAGTAGTTGGACTCGGGAAGGCCATCTCCATCCGTTCAGGCGTACCTCACATCAGCATTCCAACGACCTATTCAGGCTCGGAAATGACTCCCATCCTCGGAGAAACGCAAGACGGCATCAAAACTACTCGGTCCAACCCCAAGATCCTGCCTGTTGTTGTTATCTACGATGTGGACCTCACTTTGACCCTACCGCCTGTCATTTGCAGTACATCCGGAGTCAACGCAATCGCCCATGCAGTCGAGGCACTCTACGCACAAAATGCCAACCCCATCACTTCGATACTCGCCCTTGAGGGAATCAAGTCATTAGCGGAGGCGTTGCCTCAAATTGTGGAAAGCCCCGACTCTAAGGCTCCTCGAGATCAGGCTCTATATGGCGCATGGCTTTGCGGCACAGTCCTAGGCAACTCATCAATGGGACTTCATCACAAAATCTGCCATGTGCTCGGTGGATCGTTCGGACTACCTCATGCTGAAACGCACACTGTCATGCTTCCCCATTCCCTGTCTTATAATGCACCCTGTATCCCTGACCAGATGGCCAAACTAGCTGCTGTTCTCCCCGGAAGCAATGGGGATGCGTTGAAAGGATTGGAGGTACTGTTCAGCAAGCTGCCAGTACCACGCGGATTGGATGAGTTGGGAATGGAAGAAAGTGATATTGAAAGGGCAACTCAGATTGCCACAAGTAGACAATACCCGAACCCACGCCCTTTGGAGTTCAAATGGATTTCTGAACTACTGCGGCGGGCTTGGGCTGGGGAGTCTGCAGAAGCAACCTTACAGTAGGAAGTTTTGTACAAAGTCAATTTAATTTATCATAGCAAGCGCTGCTCTCCCCTGCCTGGCATGTCCCACtcaagatgatatcaagtATTGCCGGAGGAATTAACAATTAGCCGTACGTGAAAATAATAGAACATCAAGCGTCAACCATCTAGGCTTCTGTTTTGCTGTAAGGTTTTTTACTGAATTATTTATAAGTTGCAAATAAACTATGGAATTATATACATCTCCCATCATTGTTACAGAGAAACTTCAAGTGAGTGACTACTGCATCATAGGGTCCAGTGTCAGCGCCACCTTTACTAAATAGCCTAGCCCTTAGCCACCAGGGTTTGTCTGCAGACTGCCACTCGGATTCCAAGGAAACTTGGGAATCTCGATCTCCCCGACAAACGTGCTCAGGTCAGGGGCCACTGTGTTCATATCAAGCGCGCATGTCGGCTGCTTCACACCAAATCTCTTTACCCCGGTGACATTGGAGTTCTTGTCAAAGGACATACGAACTTGATGCACAGTCCGTCGTGATACATCACCAGCAAAGTAATTCTGTGGAGAGATCAACATTGAAGATACAGCTTTCGTAGTCACAGTGTTGGGCAGGTCGGCTGTGTTGGGCAGGTGATGCATGCCTAGATTGAAGTATCTGTGATGCTTATTAGCTCTGAATGACGGCCATGTCGCCGCATCAGGTACTTACAAAACAATGTCTTCCTGATCAAGACTTTCTCCAttgaagaacttgttgaAGTCGACCGCTGGGCGATTCAAGTCGTGGCTATTATAGGCGTATGCGCTCTTGGGCTCAGTGTCGTGGCGTTGGAGGGCGTAAAGGTTATGATTGGCCCAATTGGCGGCTTGACCAAGGGCCGAGGATGACTGAACAGTCAGATACGCAGTACTACCGCTATCTATAGACCATGTTAGCCATCGTGTGAGATCATGTGTATGGGTAGGTTGTCATACTCGGGGTTATGGAGTAACCGGGTGCCTCCCCAAAGTCATTCAGCTTATCCCTATTAACAACGGAATATGAAGCAGCTCCATTTGGTGCCCAGTTTATCTTGCTGTCATCCTCGCTGGCAATGTACGTGCGGTTAACCTTCATGGTATTGATAGACTGACCATCAGACCATGGATAGCTATTCGAAGTTAGCGGGCTGAATACAAACTCTGGAAGGCATCTTACACTTGAGTATGTGGTACAAACTCAGTCTTCATCAGACTGTTCTTAGTACCCTTGACATCCAGGTCCagcttgaagttgatgacATGGTCGTGCATAGATCCAGACAAATTATCATGAATATGATAACCGTAATCGCCGTCTCCTGACCAAAAGGCTCCCTGGATATAGCCCGAGGCCCGAACAGTAACGGTGATGGATCCATCATAGTAGAAAGAGTACTCAAAGAGATAGTCATAGTTGCCCACCGTGGAAACGCTGCGTACGGTGAAAACAATGTTCTTGGTTGCAGAAACATAGTCCGTGGTCAAGTGTCGTTGAATAGGATAACCAGTATCGTACTCAAACAGACACAAACTGTTTGGGTGCACGTGGGTAGTCTCGCTGATGTAAAACGTTGTGTTGAGATAGGTAGCGTGAGACGGGCAGTCAAAACCGTCAACGAGGTTCCATTGACTGGTGCCTATACCATATGAGGAATCAAGATATGCCGATGAGGCATGCAGCGGGTCTTGTGAAGCGTAATGCGCAAGAGCCTCTTGAAGACCAAACTCATAGATCAGGCGTTCGCCCTTGAATCGAACGTCGTGTAGCTGCAAGCCCGTTTCTTTGTGATTAGAAAGGAAGAAGCTAAAGTCCACTTCAGAATCTTGTCAGCTAGATCTACGAAAGAAATGTCCGAAGAACTTACTCCATTCGACGTAGTTCTGCTCTCTATCCACTCCAAATCGGGGACCATCAGGTTGGACTGAAATGGGAGGGTATAGATGATCACGAGGAAAGCTATCGCCTTGCTGATCAGTAGAAGTCCAGGATCCATCGACGACTGGTCCTGGCCTTCGCTTCAAGGTCTTGATGCCCTTGCGAAAAGCGGCAGTCGTTGGCCAGAAGTTGCCGTCGTAGTACCAGCCCACCACCTTCCACTTGGATGGATCTCGGCCCGTGAGGTCAACCTTGAATTGCAAACTGGTGGGTAGGACTGTTTCCGAGTAGAATTCGCCAGTATGAGCAGAGTAGAACTCGTTCCACTGGTAGACCCTATCGTTACGATGAATCAGAGGGTCACTGCCTGCAATCAGCAGATTATCGGTTTCGGCACCTGTTGCAGTCTGTTGACATCGTTAGTCGAGGTTAGTCGAGACACATAATTGGAGGATATACGAACACCATTGAGAAGCTCCTTGGTGATGTCTTTTATCTCGGTGCCaatcttgaggttgaaagCAGCAATGGCTTCACCGTCAGCGTTGTACACATTAATCCGGCCTCGGCCAGATGTGAATATGTAGTTGAGTTCTTCATGATGTGTCAGACCCTTTTGGATGGGCAGAGGCCCGACCATGTACTCTTGGATATAGGGCTGCAATTTTGAGTTAAACTGGAGAATTGCTCTGGCATAGCGGACTGGAGCAGGACCGTGGCCTTCAAGATACGTCAATGCACCTGTCTTGTTTGGCTGTAATAGGTCCAGAGACACGATTACATTATCCCAGCTGGGCGCCGTTAGCTGATGAATCGCGAAAGATTTATGTGAGAAGTAGGCAGAAGATGTTCAACACAGTTTTGTTAAGGATTTAAAGGAAACAGAGACTCACGAGGTTGAGTTGACTACAGCAGTCAAGTTGAGGTCTTTCTGCTCATGAAGATACGCCGTAACATGGGCATATTCCTCATCCGTGAGACTTTGGAAAATATTCTTCACTGGCGCCTTGATGACTACCTCTTGACCAGAGCTGCATCCTGATGTAGAGGACTTGTACTCTGAAAGGCGCTTAAGGGAATGAGGCCGTGTTGCTGGACCAGCGGGGCCAGGATAAGCCGATATCCCATTCGGGATGGCAAAAAGGCAGAGGATCAGGCTGATAGTGGGACGCATGACCGCCTGTAATCAAAGGCCTGAGGTGGCACAGAAAGTGGTGgaggtgatggtgatggtgaccTACGAAAAACAGTTAGACGCATGTTGTGGTTATAGGGCTGTAAACAACCTGGAAGGAGAAGGCCAGGTAACCCCCAGGCAGCTCTGCAAGGGGAAGCACGGCTAGCACGGCACGGCTTAGGGCGGTACAAAAGAGAACAGTGGGCAGCCGGGGGCTGTTGTAAGTGATATCTGATCAGCCAGCCACTAAATTCACTACTGCATGCTGCAAGCCATTTTCACGGCACACAACATAGCTCCGGTCCAACGTCTAGAGCTGGAAAGGTACCGAGAACCTTAGTATGTGAATTTTCAGGGGTACCTTGTCGATTCCGGAAAGTGAGGCTACCGGCAGTTCTGTGTTGCAGTAAAATAATGAGACAGCAAATAAAGCTTAGCGTAAATACAGGACCTAGCAGTTgtggctgcagctgcaggACGAATACCTGTACCATGATCCATTATCACCATACTCGAGCAGGGAACAATGGTTGCAATACGAAACTGCAGGATGAAAATTTGAAATTGAGGCCCCACGATAGCGGGTAGCGCGACAAACATAAGATTATGACATGGGAGGCTTTCGTGGGCACTTCAGGTATGGCCACATTCACACCGACCTTCATGTGAGTCCGTAGTCAGTCTCTCTCTTTAGGGTAGACGTATGAAGTCATTTACTGTCTATCTGCCTTAGAGAGCAAGATATTTCTGGCGGGTTAGCTAGTGATCTTAGTTTAGATCTTCGTATCATAATTGATGCTCTAAACCAAGCCATCTACTAGAAGCTACCATAATAGAAAGAAGTATACGAGTCCAGCCCAGAATCCATTCGCTGGTGCCGAAGCAAATCTGACGATGCTCCATCGTACGTTTCTAGCAGAATCTCATTTTTACATCATTTCTATGGTGCTTCCTCGTCTCCCGTACCTAGGCTCGCGTAAAGAGTAGCAAATGCAGAATTTTCAGACCCCTGTTCCAGAAGCTGTCGTGGAGGTCCAAACTCTAGGAGTTCACCCTTATCAAGCACAGCTACCATGTCAAAGTCCTCGAGGGCTGACTGGAGCTTGTGCACGATTGCAATCACTGTGCGATTCTCAAACCGCTCGCGTATAACACGCTgcacaagctcatcaacatgcgAGTCAACGCTAGTCACAATGTCAGTTCTTGAAGTCAAGACGGCGGCAAATGAACGACTATGGCTTACCTGCTGGTAGCTTCATCCAGAACTACAATGGGCGAAGGGCGCAGAATAGCGCGTGCGATGCAGAAGAGCTGCTTCTGGCCATGGGAAAGGTGAAGCGCTTCAATGGGCGCATCAAGGCCGCCTTTCTCAGCTACAATGTCCCAGAGCTCAACAGCCCTCATGGCGTCTTCAATGGCAGCATCTGAGAGCCCTTGAGCAGGGTCAGCATTCAGCCTCACGCTGCTTCCTTCAATGAGGAATGCATCTTGAGGCACGCCAACTAGTCGAGTGCGAACTTCTTCGCGGGGAAGCGTGCTGATGTCGAGCCCGTCTACGAGGATTTTACCATGGTGGAGGTCCACCATACGGAAGAGACAAGATACCATGGAACTCTTGCCGCTACGGGTGTATATAGGTCAGCTTGTTATGATTAATGAATGATGAGAGCATGTTACCTTCCGGTTCGTCCGCAAATGCCGATTTTCTGACCTGCCTCGATCGATACTGATACACCTTTCAAGACGTTTTCAGATGGCCTACAGGAAGGCAAGTCAGCGACTGATTGAGAGTAACAGATCAAAGTAAACTCACGTGTATCCGGCCGAAACATTGTCGAAGACTATCTGGCCTTTGGACGGCCATATAGACGGCGGCTGTTCCGTTTCCTGCGGCTCGTGCTCTGACACAGTATCAGATGTGAACGATTTAATCCTAGAAATTGCACCGATATGCGTTTCCAGGGTCGTCCAGAATGTCATCAGCAGCTTCAGGTGCTGACTGAACTGGATAATGTTGACAAGGGCCACGCCGATCAACCCAGTTGGGAGTACACCTCTCAGCTGTGTGACAAGAACCACGACAAGCACAGCAATGACTGTGACAAACAGGTCGAGGACAAGAGTCAGCCATCTCTGAGCTGCGTAGAGAAGATAGAACGGCCTCTGTGACCGATCCAGAAGTTCatgatgcttcttctccagtgCGTCACGCCAGCCAAATGCACGTAGTGTCGCCAGTCCTGCGACGGATTCTGTGAAAAGAGCATACAGCGGGCTCTTCGCCTCGAGATCCATGAATCTGAGCTGGCGAGATGTCCGAAGATATGTATGCTGAACCACCCACAACGCGACGAACAGAAATGGAAACGCGATGGCTGTGTAGTACGAACCTACAGAGATCAGAACCATCTCAGCGATGCACAACACAAATGTGGCAAATGTGTTCAGCGCTGACAGTGGCAGGTCCATGTCGACGAGCTGAAGATCCTGGCTGAAGCGGTTGATAGTGACACCAGCATCTGTAGTGGCAAAGAAGGACATGGGCGCGTTGAGTACCGTCTTGAGAAGAC is part of the Fusarium fujikuroi IMI 58289 draft genome, chromosome FFUJ_chr07 genome and encodes:
- a CDS encoding related to HOL1 protein, with the protein product MDDLKPKQSMDEKVGDTALSSDLKDSEGYIAQVDTAHHGNLKLAKDGHTVLIPQPSDDTRDPLNWSPVKKHVILFIISFAAFLPDYGSAVGAVTLIPQAAQWNMSQDTVNHSQVGNVFMLGAGGIFVVALSAWAGRLPVLFYFLVIAAATAAWCAAATTFESFMAARILNGFFSTVSQGGGLMFIFDMFFFHERARKINIWAAFIILSPYMGPLLTAFIITTEPWPIAFWVYFTETSLALILTILFVEETYYDRRITAANQPPRGSRIGNLLGYAQYRSRHLRNSFGQACMRPIRVILKPTVFLSCLYYLLTFAWVVGINTTLSIFLTPLYNFGPKQIGFFYFTPVVAAILGEVVGHWLHDGIATQFIKTHNGHFEPEIRLRAIWFSTPFMLAGLVGLGFALQEGYHYMITALFWGLYVFGIMVTTVALNAYNLDSYPEASGEVSAWINFARTTGGFIISYFQVKWANSVGAKVSFGTQAGICAFAFLIVLVLQVFGKRMRAKSGKLCFPTA
- a CDS encoding ADH4-Alcohol dehydrogenase IV, with amino-acid sequence MKDFEYDVQTNRVIFGSGSITKLPAEIKRLEVSRPLLLCTPGKRHLADPLSDIIKDASLDVAGIFANATAHTPTSVTEQGTAFLGSVSADCVVSIGGGSVVGLGKAISIRSGVPHISIPTTYSGSEMTPILGETQDGIKTTRSNPKILPVVVIYDVDLTLTLPPVICSTSGVNAIAHAVEALYAQNANPITSILALEGIKSLAEALPQIVESPDSKAPRDQALYGAWLCGTVLGNSSMGLHHKICHVLGGSFGLPHAETHTVMLPHSLSYNAPCIPDQMAKLAAVLPGSNGDALKGLEVLFSKLPVPRGLDELGMEESDIERATQIATSRQYPNPRPLEFKWISELLRRAWAGESAEATLQ
- a CDS encoding related to peroxisomal amine oxidase (copper-containing); amino-acid sequence: MRPTISLILCLFAIPNGISAYPGPAGPATRPHSLKRLSEYKSSTSGCSSGQEVVIKAPVKNIFQSLTDEEYAHVTAYLHEQKDLNLTAVVNSTSWDNVIVSLDLLQPNKTGALTYLEGHGPAPVRYARAILQFNSKLQPYIQEYMVGPLPIQKGLTHHEELNYIFTSGRGRINVYNADGEAIAAFNLKIGTEIKDITKELLNGTATGAETDNLLIAGSDPLIHRNDRVYQWNEFYSAHTGEFYSETVLPTSLQFKVDLTGRDPSKWKVVGWYYDGNFWPTTAAFRKGIKTLKRRPGPVVDGSWTSTDQQGDSFPRDHLYPPISVQPDGPRFGVDREQNYVEWMDFSFFLSNHKETGLQLHDVRFKGERLIYEFGLQEALAHYASQDPLHASSAYLDSSYGIGTSQWNLVDGFDCPSHATYLNTTFYISETTHVHPNSLCLFEYDTGYPIQRHLTTDYVSATKNIVFTVRSVSTVGNYDYLFEYSFYYDGSITVTVRASGYIQGAFWSGDGDYGYHIHDNLSGSMHDHVINFKLDLDVKGTKNSLMKTEFVPHTQVYPWSDGQSINTMKVNRTYIASEDDSKINWAPNGAASYSVVNRDKLNDFGEAPGYSITPNSGSTAYLTVQSSSALGQAANWANHNLYALQRHDTEPKSAYAYNSHDLNRPAVDFNKFFNGESLDQEDIVLYFNLGMHHLPNTADLPNTVTTKAVSSMLISPQNYFAGDVSRRTVHQVRMSFDKNSNVTGVKRFGVKQPTCALDMNTVAPDLSTFVGEIEIPKFPWNPSGSLQTNPGG